Part of the Acidobacteriota bacterium genome, CATCATGCCTGAAGGCCGCAGCGAAGAAGCGGCTCGCGTTCGAGCCGCAGGTGATGAAGTTCGTACGGTAATTGCCGGGTATCATTGGTTCACCGATTGGGGGCGCGATACGATGATTTCGCTGGAAGGATTGACACTCACCACAGGGCGATATGCCGAAGCCGGTTGGATCTTGCGCACCTTCTCCCATTACGTCCGCAATGGATTGATTCCCAATATGTTTCCCGAAGGTCGGAACGAGGGACTGTACCATACGGCAGATGCGACGCTCCGGTTTTTTCAGGCACTGGAACGGTACCTGCTGGCCACAAACGACCGCGAAACGCTGCGGGAAATCTTGCCGACGTTGCAAAGCATCATCGCTTTTCACCTCAAAGGGACGCGGTTTGGCATCGGCGTTGATCCCCAGGATGGATTGTTGAAGCAAGGCGAGGAGGGGTATCAACTGACCTGGATGGATGCAAAAGTGGACGACTGGGTCGTGACTCCGCGCCGTGGCAAAGCCGTCGAAATCAACGCGCTCTGGTATAACGCGCTGCGATTGCTTGAAGGTTGGTTGAAGGAAGAGGGCGAGTCGCAGGCCGCACAACAGATTTCCCAATACGCTGAGCACGCGTGCCAATCATTCAACAAGCGCTTTTGGTATGCTGCTGGCAACTACCTTTACGATGTGGTTGACGGCGAAAACGGCGACGATGCAGCCTGTCGCCCCAATCAGCTTCTCTCTTTTTCGCTCACGCATCCGGTTCTGGATCATAAACGCTGGCAATCAGTGCTGGAGGTCGTGCGCCAGAAATTGCTGACCCCCGTGGGCTTGCGTTCTCTGGCTCCGGGCCATCCGGATTACAAACCAACTTATGACGGCGACTTGCGTTCGCGCGACGCGGCCTATCATCAAGGCACGGTTTGGGCTTGGTTGATCGGCCCATTCATTGACGCCTGGATGCGCGTTTACCCCACAGACACAGATGGGAAGCAAAAATTGCTCGCCGGATTTGAGCCGCATTTGAATGAAGCTTGCATCGGTTCCATCAGCGAGGTCTTCGATGCCGAAGGGCGTTACACGCCTCGCGGCTGCGCAGCCCAGGCTTGGAGTGTTGCAGAAGTGTTGCGCTGCTGGGTGAAAACCGGCCCGTAAACCACTAAAATCATTGCACGGAGCCAATCAGCCCGGCGTCAAACAGTCTGCGATCCAGCCTGCGCCGTTTGCGAGTCATCGCCACGTCCATCACAGGAAAATGCGGCACGGTATAAAAGTAATCGCCGATTTCGAACAAATCCGCTTCCGCAATCATCCAGCGGATTCGGTCAAAGCGGCTCACGTTCACAGGCCGTGAAAATTCGCGCAGCGTCAATTCGCCTTTCAAATTGTAGTAATGCGCAAAATACGACATCACCAATTCACGGACAGTTCGATACACGGGTTCGCGGAATCGCAAGCCGGAATAGTTCGATTTGGCAATCGCTCCCCAACAACCGTCTTGCTGAAACACGGCCAGCAAATGATCGTCATCGCGCACCGCCACCAAATCCACGATCAACGGCGGATGGCCGAGCATTCTTAAAGCCGCCGCCGCGAAGTACGCGCCTTCGGCGCAATGCGCCAGCCGGTCGCGAAGCACGCGCCGAGGGCTGCGGCAGGTTTCGCCTTCTTTTTCCTTGTTGTACCCAACTTCATCGTCCAGAAAGCGCTGAATCTTTTGCGGCGTCGAAAGCTTTCGGAAAACAGCCAATTCCTGTTTCTCAAAACCAAAATTCTTCATGCACTCCTTGCTTCGTGGAAGAAAACTCCTATTTTTTCAGAACAGGGTCGTTGTTTGCGCGCATTTTGGCCAGTAGCTTGGCTTCCAATTGTTGGCGAATCGCTTTTGTCGCCGGATCGTTGATCAGGTTCTTGGCTTCATCGGGATCGGCTTTCAGGTTGTAGAGTTCGTCTTTGCCAGTATTGAGGAAATCGCGCACCAG contains:
- a CDS encoding glycogen debranching enzyme family protein, which produces MRTNKIERRLVWPGKNEVDGFLTQEWLVTNALGGYASGTLVGVPTRRFHGLLIASLPAPLGRIMMLNHLIETVKLDNDATFQLGGEEQTDGLKLPGAKYLAEFKLEAGLPVWRYEFGEVALEKRVFMPHSQNTTYINYRLLAGPPARLRLRPYIYFRPHEGLVSEALPDEPYVLTIIGECCEISARLAGQLGFHGNGIQTNLPALKLKLDGEKAALTLDRGVLKDIYYRVEATRGYDSHGLLWSPGYFTAELSHDRDMTLIASTEEWTTVQALTPATALNAEHMRRTRLLSAASPSAQEGMGAELVLAADQFVIMPEGRSEEAARVRAAGDEVRTVIAGYHWFTDWGRDTMISLEGLTLTTGRYAEAGWILRTFSHYVRNGLIPNMFPEGRNEGLYHTADATLRFFQALERYLLATNDRETLREILPTLQSIIAFHLKGTRFGIGVDPQDGLLKQGEEGYQLTWMDAKVDDWVVTPRRGKAVEINALWYNALRLLEGWLKEEGESQAAQQISQYAEHACQSFNKRFWYAAGNYLYDVVDGENGDDAACRPNQLLSFSLTHPVLDHKRWQSVLEVVRQKLLTPVGLRSLAPGHPDYKPTYDGDLRSRDAAYHQGTVWAWLIGPFIDAWMRVYPTDTDGKQKLLAGFEPHLNEACIGSISEVFDAEGRYTPRGCAAQAWSVAEVLRCWVKTGP